One genomic region from Populus nigra chromosome 8, ddPopNigr1.1, whole genome shotgun sequence encodes:
- the LOC133701583 gene encoding protein CHROMATIN REMODELING 4-like isoform X2 — protein MKDNGSTSSKMISRNWVLKRKRKKILYGRVVSTSKEDNLESPRNTSAAKRRPKSELSSDLSTSKKKGNDGYYYECVICDLGGNLLCCDSCPRVYHLQCLDPPLKRIPMGKWQCPKCSKKSDPLKSINPLGSISKRARTKIVTTNSRTGVKSSVADKVSALFGSSIVSKRRSSCKGKSVLKVGSKSVEKDPDSLLHVSSSSKPSDPSALGSVDGTSLHVNIDEKKPPASPKESSAGKKSISLADELSSRSKLTESEPNNECSGEKLVLSCDNGSPRKKIVLAIGATSENRKRKLEGCSVVSFKKHRTNKGKRTSKKHRSKTNTASSGTHKSNQKQKAVNHEVSVFLSAEDVELKNLDLHKDENPVEVAQTLEESYKAEVHVEETQKCEDIIMTELQQVDRVLGCRIQGDNTSSSCVTFQITKNDQLSDELLIPEFENGHLEVKAVCDVDSDVGIAENHVEGHPDIIESSEKDVSVKNDIKVDTIRVYRRSASKDCKGGNNKDLLGKDGKDSGSGGISGTDQDESAITTEVTAKRHENPVIEETTDFCLKGSRVQISEVCETHVSPKIKDRKEDVEMKTCGGENKVLKPTMEEPICVNKGTTVYEFLVKWVGRSHIHNSWISESQLKVLAKRKLENYKAKYGNAVINICEEKWKQPQRVIALRGYEGSREAFVKWTGLPYDECTWESVDDPILKKSVRLINQFDQLEHRALEKDSARDDLRKGRCDGLQNEIATLVEQPEELKGGSLFPHQLEALNWLRKCWHRSKNVILADEMGLGKTVSACAFISSLYFELKVSLPCLVLVPLSTMPNWLSEFALWAPNLNVVEYHGCAKARAMIRQYEWHASNPNEMNKKTTSYKFNVLLTTYEMVLADSTYLRGVPWEVLVVDEGHRLKNSGSKLFNLLNTFSFQHRVLLTGTPLQNNIGEMYNLLNFLQPASFPSLSSFEEKFNDLTTTEKVEELKKLVAPHMLRRLKKDAMQNIPPKTERIVPVELSSIQAEYYRAMLTKNYQMLRNIGKGVAQQSMLNIVMQLRKICNHPYLIPGTEPDSGSLEFLHEMRIKASAKLTLLHSMLKILYKEGHRVLIFSQMTKLLDILEDYLNIEFGPKTYERVDGSVSVSDRQTAIARFNQDKSRFVFLLSTRSCGLGINLASADTVIIYDSDFNPHSDIQAMNRAHRIGQSNRLLVYRLVVRASVEERILQLARKKLVLDQLFVNKSGSQKEVEDILRWGTEELFSDSSSMNGKDNSENNINKDKDDAIADLEQKQRKRGGGLGDVYQDKCTDCGNKIVWDENAISKLLDRSNLQFATTDAAEGDFENDMLGSVKSLEWNDETTEEQGGAESPVVVDDTCGQNPERKEENVVNVTEESEWDRLLRVRWEKYQTEEEAALGRGKRLRKAVSYREAYAPHPNETLSESGGEEDREPEVEPEREYTPAGRVLKAKYAKLRARQKERLAQRNSIEVFHPNEGPPIPELVPHCRPANNTDGNQAVEFAQQGRDKKSFVIDLEDYEFTQPDATRSNADATIKSGHLSNHKLRGHLDLSINSLGHPSDTKLPAHQNQGMGNANLLLSNNLLPVLGLCAPNANQLDLLHKNSSRSKGRQSKPVTGPEFPFSLPPCSGTSIETDVKHQETTSDKPKLLDASAEVLQQRLKNNLSDGWHPFSPCPPPISHGKDSDRLEGSSSSFAGFQEKMSLPNLPFDEKLLPRFPLPSKSIPSTYHDLLPSLSLGRRLEAVNDSMRDLPAMPLLPNLKFHPQDAIRYNQLEKEVPPTLGLGQMPSSFPSFPENHRKVLENIIMRTGSGSSSLYSKKSKVDVWSEDELDFLWVGVRRYGRGNWDAMLRDPRLKFSKYKTSEDLAVRWEEEQLKFLDGSAFPLLKTLKATKSSKSSLFPSIPEGMMTRALHGSRPSKFQSHLTDMKLGFGDLSSSLPHFEPLDQLSLRNEHFSPIPTWNPDELQANFVGDSSAGPSLHVSSEKPFLLSSFGASNLATLGLNSSTSFDIQRREEEYETMKYGKLPSLLDKSVHISRDSQNNVGIGELSNSGLFLHPSKFLNPINSKGKEVVGSSSSNKLPHWLREAVTAPVKPPEPELPPTVSAIAQSVRVLYGENQPTIPPFVIPGPPPSQPKDPRWILRKKKKRRSHMFRQFPLDTGGSTQDFRYGIHGCNVASTSIPPSLVPETSGRPWNESDLNLPLPSLSKMNSLTSSAYLNVQKKTTMGLSPSPEVLQLVASCVAPGPHLTSGSGTTSSSIHESKVPMRKSPGQVGMSDSQVASEERKDTERLPPQVQSMLPEKRPDQPDSGDSSKTESDFSPIKKPDVEDISSEGTVSDHPLSDHEP, from the exons ATGAAGGATAACGGCTCAACAAGTAGCAAAATGATAAGCAGAAACTGGGTCTTGAAGCGAAAACGAAAAAAGATTCTATATGGACGAGTTGTTTCTACTAGTAAAGAAGATAACCTGGAGTCTCCAAGGAATACTTCTGCTGCTAAACGCAGGCCAAAGAGTGAACTAAGTTCTGATCTATCTACATCcaagaagaaaggaaatgatGGG TATTACTATGAATGTGTAATATGTGATCTTGGTGGCAACTTGTTGTGCTGTGATAGCTGTCCCCGAGTGTATCATCTACAGTGCCTTGATCCACCTCTAAAG CGCATTCCAATGGGAAAATGGCAATGCCCAAAGTGCTCTAAAAAAAGTGACCCGCTGAAGTCCATTAACCCACTGGGTTCCATTTCAAAACGTGCAAGAACAAAAATTGTCACTACAAATTCTAGGACTGGAGTAAAGTCATCAGTCGCTGACAAAGTATCTGCTCTTTTCGGAAGCTCCATTGTCTCCAAGCGAAGGTCCTCCTGCAAAGGGAAATCTGTTCTAAAAGTAGGATCCAAATCCGTGGAAAAAGACCCAGATTCCTTGTTACATGTATCTTCTAGCTCCAAGCCAAGTGATCCATCTGCTCTTGGTTCTGTAGATGGCACTTCATTGCATGTGAACATTGATGAAAAGAAACCTCCTGCATCTCCAAAGGAGTCATCAGCAGGGAAGAAATCAATTTCCCTTGCTGACGAACTTTCGTCTCGTTCTAAACTTACTGAATCCGAGCCAAATAATGAATGTTCTGGTGAGAAGCTTGTCTTGTCTTGCGATAATGGATctccaagaaagaaaattgtTCTTGCAATTGGTGCAACCTCTGAGAACAGGAAAAGAAAGCTTGAAGGCTGTAGTGTGGTCAGTTTTAAGAAGCACAGGACCAACAAGGGAAAACGCACTTCCAAAAAACATAGATCCAAAACCAATACTGCAAGTTCCGGGACTCATAAATCGAACCAGAAACAGAAAGCTGTTAATCATGAGGTTTCTGTATTTTTGTCAGCAGAAGATGTTGAACTCAAGAACTTAGATTTGCACAAGGatgag AATCCCGTGGAAGTTGCACAAACATTAGAAGAGTCATATAAAGCAGAGGTTCATGTGGAAGAAACCCAGAAATGTGAAGATATTATCATGACCGAACTTCAGCAG GTTGATCGGGTATTGGGTTGTCGGATTCAAGGTGATAATACAAGCTCGTCATGTGTTACATTTCAGATTACCAAAAATGACCAGCTTTCTGATGAATTGCTTATTCCAGagtttgaaaatggacacctaGAGGTAAAAGCTGTTTGTGATGTGGATTCAGATGTGGGGATTGCTGAAAATCATGTCGAGGGTCATCCTGACATTATTGAAAGTTCTGAGAAGGATGTAAGTGTGAAGAATGACATCAAAGTGGACACAATACGTGTATACAGAAGATCTGCAAGCAAAGACTGTAAAGGAGGGAACAACAAGGATTTACTAGGGAAGGATGGAAAGGATTCAGGTTCTGGAGGCATAAGTGGTACGGATCAAGATGAATCTGCAATAACGACAGAAGTAACAGCGAAAAGACATGAAAATCCTGTGATTGAAGAAACCACtgatttttgtttgaaaggCTCTAGGGTTCAAATTTCTGAAGTTTGTGAAACGCATGTCTCTCCTAAAATTAAAGACAGAAAAGAAGATGTGGAAATGAAAACTTGTGGTGGTGAAAATAAAGTACTGAAGCCTACCATGGAAGAACCAATATGTGTGAACAAAGGGACAACAGTTTATGAATTCCTAGTTAAGTGGGTGGGGAGGTCTCATATACATAACAGTTGGATTTCAGAATCCCAGCTAAAAGTTCTTGCAAAGAGAAAACTAGAGAATTATAAGGCTAAGTATGGAAATGCTGTGATAAATATCTGTGAGGAGAAGTGGAAGCAGCCCCAGCGGGTAATTGCTCTCCGTGGTTATGAGGGCAGCAGGGAAGCTTTTGTAAAATGGACTGGTCTTCCTTATGACGAATGCACTTGGGAAAGTGTGGACGATCCTATTCTCAAAAAATCAGTTCGTCTGATCAATCAGTTTGATCAACTTGAACACCGGGCGTTGGAAAAAGATTCTGCAAGGGATGATCTACGGAAAGGGAGGTGTGATGGTCTGCAAAATGAAATTGCTACTCTGGTGGAGCAACCAGAGGAGCTAAAAGGAGGCTCCTTGTTCCCTCACCAGCTTGAGGCATTGAATTGGTTGCGGAAGTGTTGGCATAGATCCAAAAATGTGATACTTGCTGATGAGATGGGGCTGGGAAAAACAGTATCTGCTTGtgcttttatttcatctttgtattttgagctcaaagtttctCTTCCCTGCTTGGTCTTGGTTCCACTTTCGACAATGCCTAACTGGCTCTCTGAGTTTGCACTGTGGGCTCCCAACTTAAATGTTGTGGAGTACCATGGGTGTGCAAAAGCAAGGGCCATGATTCGCCAGTATGAATGGCATGCTAGTAATCCCAATGAGATGAATAAGAAAACCACTTCCTACAAATTTAATGTTCTTTTAACTACTTATGAAATGGTTCTTGCAGATTCCACTTATTTGCGTGGAGTTCCTTGGGAAGTTCTTGTAGTTGATGAGGGCCATAGACTTAAGAATTCAGGGAGCAAGCTGTTCAATTTGCTCAATACGTTCTCTTTCCAACACCGTGTTCTTTTGACTGGTACCCCTCTTCAGAATAACATTGGTGAGATGTATAATTTGCTCAATTTCTTACAGCCAGCTTCATTCCCCTCTTTATCTTCCTTTGAGGAGAAATTTAATGATCTCACAACGACTGAAAAAGTGGAAGAACTGAAGAAACTTGTTGCACCACATATGTTAAGAAGGCTTAAAAAGGATGCTATGCAAAATATCCCCCCCAAGACGGAACGAATAGTTCCTGTTGAGTTGTCTTCTATCCAAGCTGAATATTACCGAGCAATGCTAACGAAGAATTATCAAATGTTACGAAACATTGGGAAAGGAGTTGCACAACAATCGATGCTAAACATTGTGATGCAGCTGAGAAAAATTTGCAATCATCCATATCTCATACCAGGTACTGAGCCTGATTCTGGGTCATTAGAATTTCTTCATGAAATGCGAATAAAAGCTTCGGCCAAGCTGACTCTGCTGCATTCCATGCTCAAGATCTTATACAAGGAAGGGCATAGagttctaattttttcacaaatgACCAAGCTTCTTGATATCCTTGAGGATTATTTGAACATAGAGTTCGGCCCTAAAACATATGAGAGAGTGGATGGTTCTGTATCAGTCTCTGATCGCCAGACAGCAATTGCAAGATTTAACCAAGATAAAAGTCGATTTGTTTTCCTGTTGTCGACGCGCTCATGCGGCCTTGGAATCAATTTAGCATCCGCTGACACTGTCATTATTTATGATTCCGATTTCAACCCACATTCTGATATCCAAGCTATGAATCGAGCACATCGAATTGGGCAATCCAATAGACTTCTGGTGTACAGGCTTGTTGTTCGTGCCAGTGTTGAAGAGCGCATCTTGCAACTTGCTAGAAAGAAACTAGTGCTTGATCAGCTCTTTGTGAATAAGTCTGGGTCTCAGAAAGAAGTGGAAGATATTCTACGATGGGGAACTGAAGAACTTTTTAGTGATTCTTCAAGCATGAATGGGAAAGATAACAGTGAGAATAATATCAACAAAGATAAAGATGATGCAATAGCAGATCTGGAGCAAAAGCAGAGGAAGAGGGGTGGTGGCCTTGGGGATGTGTATCAGGATAAATGTACAGATTGTGGCAACAAGATTGTGTGGGATGAAAATGCAATATCAAAGTTACTTGACCGCTCAAACCTCCAGTTTGCAACAACTGATGCTGCTGAAGGAGATTTTGAGAATGATATGCTTGGCTCAGTAAAG TCCTTGGAATGGAATGACGAAACAACAGAAGAGCAAGGGGGAGCTGAATCGCCAGTTGTGGTTGATGATACCTGTGGACAAAATCCTGAAAGGAAAGAGGAGAATGTGGTAAATGTCACTGAAGAAAGTGAATGGGACAGGCTTTTGCGTGTAAG ATGGGAGAAGTATCAAACTGAGGAGGAAGCTGCTCTTGGTCGAGGGAAACGCTTGAGGAAAGCTGTCTCTTACAGGGAAGCTTATGCTCCGCACCCAAACGAAACATTGAGTGAG AGTGGTGGTGAAGAGGACCGGGAACCAGAAGTGGAGCCTGAGCGGGAATATACACCAGCTGGAAGAGTTCTAAAGGCAAAATA TGCTAAGCTTCGTGCTAGACAAAAAGAACGCCTTGCTCAGCGGAATTCAATTGAAGTATTTCATCCTAATGAGGGGCCTCCTATACCTGAGTTGGTTCCTCATTGTCGTCCTGCCAACAACACGGATGGGAATCAGGCAGTGGAGTTTGCTCAACAAGGCAGGGATAAAAAGTCTTTTGTGATTGACTTAGAGGATTATGAGTTCACTCAGCCAGATGCAACAAGGAGTAATGCCGATGCAACCATAAAGTCGGGCCACCTATCTAATCATAAGTTGAGAGGTCATCTGGATCTCTCTATTAACTCTCTTGGACACCCCTCTGACACAAAACTTCCAGCTCACCAAAATCAGGGCATGGGCAATGCAAACTTGCTTCTTTCCAACAACCTGTTACCAGTTCTAGGACTCTGTGCTCCCAACGCCAACCAATTGGATTTGTTGCACAAAAACTCTTCAAGATCCAAGGGTCGACAAAGCAAGCCAGTGACTGGGCCAGAATTTCCATTTAGTCTACCTCCTTGCTCTGGAACATCAATTGAGACGGATGTAAAACATCAGGAGACTACATCAGACAAGCCAAAATTGCTAGATGCATCAGCTGAAGTTTTGCAACAACGtcttaaaaataacttatcaGATGGTTGGCACCCGTTTAGTCCG TGTCCACCACCTATATCACATGGGAAAGATTCTGATCGTTTGGAAGGTTCCAGTTCCAGTTTTGCTGGTTTTCAGGAAAAGATGTCACTGCCAAACTTGCCTTTTGATGAGAAATTGCTGCCCAGATTCCCACTTCCTTCCAAGAGCATACCTAGTACATACCATGACTTACTACCCAGCTTGTCCCTGGGGAGAAGACTTGAAGCTGTAAATGACTCTATGAGAGACCTTCCAGCAATGCCATTGTTGCCCAATTTGAAATTTCACCCTCAAGATGCAATAAGATATAATCAGCTGGAGAAGGAGGTTCCTCCCACACTGGGTTTGGGTCAGATGCCATCCTCTTTTCCATCATTTCCTGAAAACCACAGAAAGGTACTTGAGAACATAATAATGAGGACTGGCTCTGGATCCAGTAGCTTGTACagtaagaaatcaaaagtagaTGTCTGGTCTGAGGATGAACTTGATTTCCTTTGGGTTGGTGTTCGGAGATATGGAAGGGGTAATTGGGATGCCATGCTTAGAGACCCCAGGTTAAAATTCTCGAAGTACAAAACTTCAGAAGATTTAGCAGTTAGGTGGGAGGAGGAGCAACTCAAGTTTTTGGATGGGTCTGCTTTCCCATTGCTAAAGACACTGAAGGCAACAAAGTCCTCCAAATCATCCTTGTTTCCCAGCATTCCTGAGGGAATGATGACACGGGCTTTGCATGGAAGCAGACCGTCAAAGTTTCAATCGCATCTGACAGACATGAAATTGGGTTTTGGTGATCTGTCTTCTAGCCTGCCACATTTTGAGCCATTGGATCAACTTAGTTTGCGGAATGAGCATTTTAGCCCAATTCCAACTTGGAATCCAGATGAACTGCAGGCGAATTTTGTTGGAGATTCTTCAGCGGGACCTTCTTTGCATGTTTCCTCTGAAAAGCCATTTCTGCTCAGTTCTTTTGGAGCAAGCAACTTGGCTACTCTTGGTTTGAATTCCTCAACCAGCTTTGATATACAGCGAAGAGAGGAAGAATATGAAACCATGAAGTACGGAAAATTGCCTAGTCTTCTGGATAAATCAGTACACATATCACGGGATTCCCAGAATAATGTGGGAATTGGTGAATTAAGCAATTCAGGTTTGTTCTTGCACCCAAGTAAATTCCTGAATCCAATAAATTCAAAGGGTAAAGAGGTAGTTGGAAGCAGTTCCTCTAACAAGTTGCCTCATTGGCTTCGGGAAGCTGTTACTGCCCCTGTTAAACCGCCTGAACCTGAGCTGCCACCCACTGTATCAGCAATAGCACAATCAGTTCGTGTACTATATGGAGAAAATCAGCCAACTATTCCTCCATTTGTTATTCCCGGTCCACCTCCCTCCCAACCAAAGGATCCAAGATGgattttgaggaagaaaaagaagcgGAGGTCACATATGTTCAGGCAGTTCCCCCTAGATACCGGGGGAAGTACCCAGGATTTTAGATACGGCATCCATGGCTGTAATGTTGCTTCCACCTCTATCCCTCCATCGTTAGTTCCTGAAACTTCAGGCCGCCCATGGAATGAGTCTGACCTTAACCTGCCTCTTCCTAGTTTAAGCAAGATGAATTCATTGACTTCATCTGCTTATTTAAACGTACAGAAGAAAACAACCATGGGATTATCCCCCTCTCCTGAAGTTCTTCAATTGGTGGCATCCTGTGTTGCTCCAGGCCCACATTTAACCTCTGGTTCTGGTACAACAAGTTCAAGCATCCATGAAAGTAAAGTGCCCATGCGAAAATCTCCTGGCCAAGTTGGAATGTCAGATTCACAAGTTGCTTCGGAAGAACGCAAGGATACAGAGCGGTTGCCACCTCAGGTGCAGAGCATGCTTCCAGAGAAGAGACCAGACCAACCTGATAGTGGTGATTCAAGCAAGACCGAGTCAGATTTTTCTCCAATAAAAAAGCCTGATGTAGAGGACATATCTTCTGAGGGAACTGTATCAGATCATCCTTTGAGTGATCATGAACCGTAG